The following coding sequences lie in one Sorex araneus isolate mSorAra2 chromosome 4, mSorAra2.pri, whole genome shotgun sequence genomic window:
- the THBS2 gene encoding thrombospondin-2, whose product MISPLWLRRRVAMAWPLLLLALWAPGGALGLAGDRDEAASFDLFSISNINRKTIGAKQFRGPEPGAPAYRFVRFDYIPPVSADALHQLAAAMQQKDGFFLSANMRQDSSSRGTLLALEGPGAAQRQFEIISNGPEDRLDLTYWLEGRPHLLSLEDVGLADGQWKNITVQVAGENFGLYVGCDLIDSVRLEHPFYEQLAADRSRMYVVKGAGRDSHFRGLLQNIHMVFENSVEEVLSRKGCLQGHGAEANAIREDTQTLYLGPQLPPTALGRMQLQPGVCGHSCEELGGLLQELAQLRGVVAHMQDRLQAVSSENQLFLEMIGGPHRTRNASGCLQDGRFFEENATWVVDRCTTCTCKSLRTICHQITCPPATCASPTLQDGECCPSCAHVVSEEGWSPWAEWTECSVTCGSGTQQRGRSCDVTLSACRGPSIQTRGCSPGQCDSRVRQDGGWSHWSPWSSCSATCGVGVVTRIRLCNSPLPQLGGQPCRGGGRETQACEGQPCPVDGRWSPWSPWSACSVTCAGGLRERTRVCNSPEPQHGGKDCAGDPQQHQMCSKRRCPIDGCLSNPCFPGAQCNSFPDGSWSCGSCPPGLLGNGTLCEDLDECAVVPDVCFTAGGSSRCVNTQPGFHCLPCPPRYRGNQPFGAGLESAQTEKQVCEPENPCRDETHSCHQHADCIYLGHFSEPMYKCECSTGYAGDGALCGEDSDLDGWPNRSLPCASNASAHCMQDNCPLLPNSGQEDFDLDGVGDACDEDDDNDGVTDEQDNCQLLFNPRQLDYDKDEVGDRCDNCPYVHNPAQIDTDHNGEGDACSVDIDGDDVFNERDNCPYVYNTDQRDTDGDGVGDHCDNCPLVPNPDQTDVDNDLVGDRCDNNEDIDEDGHQNNQDNCPYIPNASQADHDQDGRGDACDPDDDNDGVPDDRDNCRLVPNPLQEDADGDGRGDICKDDFDNDTVPDIDDVCPENNAISETDFRNFQMVPLDPKGTTQIDPTWVIRHQGKELVQTANSDPGIAVGFDEFGSVDFSGTFYVNTERDDDYAGFVFGYQSSSRFYVVMWKQVTQTYWEDKPTHAYGYSGVSLKVVNSTTGTGEHLRNALWHTGNTEGQVRTLWHDPKNIGWKDYTAYRWHLTHRPKTGLMRVLVHEGKQVMADSGPIYDHTYAGGRLGLFVFSQEMVYFSDLKYECRDA is encoded by the exons ATGATCTCCCCACTGTGGCTGAGAAG GCGCGTGGCGATGGCctggccgctgctgctgctggcgctgTGGGCCCCCGGCGGGGCCCTCGGCCTGG CTGGTGACCGGGACGAGGCCGCATCCTTCGACCTTTTCAGCATCAGCAACATCAACCGCAAGACAATCGGCGCCAAGCAGTTCCGGGGCCCGGAGCCGGGCGCGCCCGCGTACCGCTTTGTGCGGTTCGACTACATCCCGCCTGTGAGCGCGGACGCCCTGCACCAGCTAGCCGCGGCCATGCAGCAGAAGGACGGCTTCTTCCTCTCGGCCAACATGCGACAGGACAGCTCCTCTCGGGGCACGCTACTCGCCCTcgagggccccggggccgcccagaggcagttcgagATCATCTCCAACGGCCCCGAGGACAGGCTGGACCTCACCTACTGGCTCGAGGGCCGGCCGCACCTCCTGTCCCTGGAGGACGTGGGCCTCGCCGATGGCCAGTGGAAGAACATCACGGTGCAGGTGGCCGGGGAGAACTTCGGCCTGTATGTGGGCTGCGACCTGATCGACAGTGTCCGGCTGGAGCACCCCTTCTACGAGCAGCTGGCCGCGGACAGGAGCAGGATGTACGTGGTGAAGGGCGCCGGCCGGGACAGCCACTTCCGG GGTTTGCTGCAGAACATCCACATGGTGTTCGAGAACTCTGTGGAAGAGGTGCTGAGCAGGAAAGGCTGCCTGCAGGGCCATGGAG CAGAAGCCAACGCCATCCGAGAGGACACGCAGACGCTCTACCTGGGCCCCCAGCTCCCGCCCACGGCCCTGGGCCGCATGCAGCTACAGCCCGGGGTGTGTGGACACTCGTGCGAGGAGCTGGGCGGCCTGCTGCAGGAGCTGGCCCAGCTGCGCGGCGTGGTGGCACACATGCAGGACCGTCTGCAGGCCGTG TCTAGCGAGAACCAGCTCTTCCTGGAGATGATCGGGGGCCCCCACAGGACACGGAACGCGTCCGGGTGTCTGCAGGACGGCCGCTTCTTCGAGGAGAACGCCACGTGGGTGGTGGACCGCTGCACGACCTGCACCTGCAAG AGTCTCAGGACCATCTGCCACCAGATCACCTGCCCGCCGGCCACCTGTGCCAGCCCAACCCTGCAGGACGGCGAGTGCTGTCCCTCCTGCGCACACG TGGTCAGCGAGGAGGGCTGGTCGCCGTGGGCCGAGTGGACCGAGTGCTCGGTCACCTGCGGGTCGGGCACACAGCAGCGCGGCCGCTCCTGCGACGTGACGCTCAGCGCGTGCCGGGGCCCATCCATCCAGACGCGCGGCTGCAGCCCGGGCCAGTGCGACTCGCGCG TCCGGCAGGATGGCGGTTGGAGCCACTGGTCCCCCTGGTCGTCCTGCTCGGCCACCTGCGGAGTGGGTGTGGTCACGCGCATCCGGCTCTGCAACTCCCCGCTGCCGCAGCTGGGCGGCCAGCCCTGCCGGGGCGGTGGCCGAGAGACCCAGGCCTGCGAGGGCCAGCCTTGCCCAG TCGATGGCCGCTGGAGTCCCTGGTCCCCGTGGTCGGCCTGCTCGGTCACCTGTGCAGGTGGCCTCCGGGAGCGCACACGCGTGTGCAACAGCCCCGAGCCACAGCATGGTGGGAAGGACTGTGCCGGAGACCCACAGCAGCACCAGATGTGCAGCAAGAGACGCTGCCCAAtag ATGGCTGCTTGTCCAACCCCTGCTTCCCTGGAGCCCAGTGCAACAGCTTCCCCGACGGCTCGTGGTCCTGCGGCTCCTGCCCGCCCGGCTTGCTGGGCAACGGCACCCTCTGTGAGGACCTGGACGAG TGCGCCGTGGTTCCCGACGTCTGCTTCACCGCAGGAGGCAGCAGCCGCTGTGTCAACACCCAGCCTGGCTTCCactgcctgccctgcccgccccgttACCGCGGCAACCAGCCCTTCGGGGCGGGCCTGGAGTCGGCCCAGACAGAGAAGCAG GTGTGTGAGCCCGAGAACCCCTGCCGGGACGAGACGCACAGCTGCCACCAGCACGCGGACTGCATCTACCTGGGCCACTTCAGCGAGCCCATGTACAAGTGCGAGTGCAGCACGGGCTACGCGGGCGATGGGGCCCTCTGTGGGGAGGACTCGGACCTGGACGGCTGGCCCAACCGCAGCCTGCCGTGCGCCAGCAACGCCTCGGCACACTGCATGCAG GACAATTGCCCTCTCCTGCCCAACTCCGGGCAAGAGGACTTCGACCTGGACGGGGTGGGGGACGCCTGTGATGAGGACGACGACAACGACGGCGTGACCGACGAgcag GACAACTGCCAGCTGCTGTTCAACCCTCGCCAGCTCGACTACGACAAGGACGAGGTTGGGGACCGCTGTGACAACTGTCCCTACGTGCACAACCCTGCCCAGATCGACACGGACCACAACGGGGAGGGGGACGCCTGCTCGGTGGACATCGACGGGGATG ACGTCTTCAATGAGCGAGACAACTGCCCCTACGTGTACAACACTGACCAGCGGGACACGGATGGCGATGGTGTGGGTGACCATTGCGACAACTGCCCACTAGTGCCCAACCCTGACCAG ACGGACGTGGACAACGACCTGGTGGGAGACCGCTGTGACAACAACGAGGACATCGACGAGGACGGGCACCAGAACAACCAGGACAACTGCCCCTACATCCCCAACGCCAGCCAGGCCGACCACGACCAGGACGGCCGCGGGGACGCCTGCGACCCGGACGACGACAATGACGGCGTCCCCGACGACAGGGACAACTGCCGCCTGGTGCCCAACCCACTGCAGGAGGACGCGGACG GGGACGGGCGGGGGGACATCTGCAAGGACGACTTTGACAACGACACCGTTCCTGACATCGACGACGTGTGTCCCGAGAACAACGCCATCAGTGAGACAGACTTCCGGAACTTCCAGATGGTGCCCCTGGACCCCAAGGGCACCACCCAGATAGACCCGACGTGGGTGATCCGCCACCAGGGCAAGGAGCTGGTGCAGACGGCCAACTCGGACCCCGGCATCGCTGTTG GCTTCGACGAGTTCGGGTCGGTGGACTTCAGCGGCACCTTCTACGTGAACACGGAGCGTGATGACGACTACGCCGGCTTCGTGTTCGGCTACCAGTCCAGCAGCCGCTTCTACGTGGTCATGTGGAAGCAGGTGACACAGACCTACTGGGAGGACAAGCCCACACACGCCTATGGCTACTCGGGCGTGTCGCTCAAGGTGGTCAACTCCACTACGGGCACTGGGGAGCACCTGCGCAACGCACTGTGGCACACAGGGAACACGGAAGGACAG GTTCGCACCTTGTGGCACGACCCCAAGAACATCGGCTGGAAGGACTACACCGCCTACAGGTGGCACCTGACCCACCGGCCCAAGACGGGCCTCATGAG GGTCCTGGTGCACGAGGGCAAGCAGGTGATGGCGGACTCGGGACCCATCTACGACCACACCTATGCCGGCGGCCGCCTGGGCCTCTTCGTCTTCTCACAGGAGATGGTTTACTTCTCGGACCTCAAGTACGAGTGCAGAG ATGCTTGA